CATGTGTATTTTCCTCTATTTGTCTTTCTAGCAACTCTATCTGTTGCATTTACACTAGTAGTATACCACACAGAAATCGGTTTCACAAAGGCAAATCGTGAAAAATAGCAGATTCTTTTATAATACAGTTTCAATTCTTCTGTGATACTGTACTACATTTTTGAAAATGAACACGAATTTCCATCAATTTTCATGTTTTTAGGAAGGGCCGATTTTTGCAATTCCAAAATTTTATTTTTATAATAGAAAAAGGAGGGTGAAAAATGCTGATATTTCCATTAGTGAACGATACAAGTCGCAAGATTATTCATATTGATATGGATGCATTTTTTGCTGCCGTCGAAGAAAGAGATAATCCTAGTTTGAAGGGGAAGCCTGTCGTGATTGGCCAGGACCCTCGTCAATCAGGAGGGAGAGGTGTGGTCTCGACCTGTAACTATGAAGCACGGAAATATGGCATTCATTCGGCTATGAGTTCCAAAGAAGCGCTAGACCTTTGTCCCCACGCGATCTTTATCTCTGGAAATTATGAGAAATACCGAGAAGTGGGCGAGCAGGTTCGTGAGATTTTCAAGCGCTATACAGATCTGATCGAGCCCATGAGTATTGATGAAGCCTATCTAGATGTGACGGAAAATAAAATCCAGAGCAAATCAGCTGTCAAAATTGCTCGCTTGATTCAGCATGCGATCTGGGAAGAGCTGCATCTCACAGCTTCAGCAGGTGTCTCTTATAATAAGTTTTTGGCCAAGATGGCAAGTGACTATCAGAAACCCCATGGCCTAACGGTGGTCTTGCCGGAGGATGCCGAGGATTTCCTTAGCAAGATGGACATTGCCAAATTTCACGGGGTAGGAAAGAAGACAGTGGAGCGCCTGCATGAGATGGGGGTCTATACTGGCGCGGATCTTTTAGCCATTCCGGAGATGACCTTGATCGATCGATTTGGGCGCTTTGGCTATGATCTCTTTCGTAAGGCGCGAGGGATTCACAATAGCCCTGTCAAGAGCCATCGTATCCGCAAGTCGATCGGAAAAGAGCGGACCTACCGCAAGCTCCTCTATGCTGAGGATGATATTTTAGAAGAAATTGCCAATCTGTCCAGTAAGGTGGCCCAATCGCTGGAAAAACACGGCAAGCAAGGAAAAACCTTGGTCTTAAAAGTGCGCTATGGAGACTTTACCACCCTGACCAAGCGAATCACACTGACAGAGCCGACACGAGAGGCTGAGCGGATCAATCGTTCCGCTCGCCAAATTTTTCAAGAAATTGAATCGACAAATACTGGAATCCGCCTCTTGGGTGTCACCATGACCAATTTTGTCGATCATACTGAGCTGCCTTTGGTGGAAGAAAAAGAAAACGACTAGTTTGTTCACTAGTCGTCTAAGATTGATGACAAAGTCATCTTAGAAACTTTCCTTAGGTGAGTACGGACGTTAGGTGAAATTATCCAGTGGATGATTTCAGCAATCCAGGAAGTTCCATGACTTAGTTTTGAACCTAAAGTTTCAAAACTCCCGAGTGCTAGAAACCATAGTGTTTCTAGCACTTTTCTCACGGCGGAAAGTTTCAGCTGTATTTGAATGAGCCTTAAAAAATATATTATTTTAATTTTTGAGGTATCAATTAGGTTGTTTGATGTCAAAAAAGGCTGCAATCTCTTCTTCAGTCAGTCCGATCATAGGAGAGATGGTGTGGAGATTGTCTTCTGTCAGTCGATAGACAGTCGGTTCATCAGCTTCAGCCTTCCTTTCAACAGTCCCTTCCTTACTTGGTACGGATTCGACTGTAGCAGAAGCGTTGGCAACGGCTGAAGATGAGGTTTTGGTTGCCTCGCCTCCATCTAGGTCCTTGAAGCGCTCCACCAAGTAGGTCTTGCGCGCTGTGCCTGTATTTTTAGTGGCGTAATCAAAGGCGCTGTATTCTCCTAAGAGAATCAGTTTGCTCTTAGAGCGCGTGATGGCGGTATAGATCAAATTGCGCTGCAACATCCGGTGGCTTTGATTGGTAATGGGTAAAATCACTACCGGAAATTCGCTCCCTTGCGATTTGTGAATACTCATCGCATAGGCTAAGCGAATCTTGTACCATTCATTGCGCGGATAGACGATTTCATTACCATCAAATTGGATGGTCAATTCATCTTGCTTGGATTCTGTATATTTTCCTGGGAGAAGATCGGTGATGTAGCCGATATCCCCATTAAAGACATTGCTTTCTGCATCATTGACCAGATGGATGACCTTGTCTCCATCGCGGTATTGGCAGTCTGGCGTGTCAAAAACCACCTGATCTTTGACAGCTGGATTGAGAAGGTCTTGCATGAGCGTATTGATATTGTCAATGCCGGCCTGGCCCTTGTACATGGGTGCCAAGACTTGGATATCTCGAGCAGGGATCTGACTGCGAAGGGCAGCAGAAGTGATTTGTTCGATCATCTTAGGGATGTGTTCGCTTCCGGCTTCGAAATAAGAGCGGTCGGCTTTTCGTTCGGTGAAATCTTGAGGAAGCTTACCCTGGCGAATGTCTCCTGCTAGTGAGACAATGGTCGAGTCTTCACTCTGTCGGAAAATATGTTCCAGTTTGGTCTGAGGGATGCTTGGGATCTGCAAGAGATCAGCCAAGACCTGACCAGGGCTGACGGAAGGTAATTGGTCGGCATCTCCCACAATCAAGAGTTTCGTATCCGTTGCGATGTTGCTGAGTAATTGATTAGCCAGCCAGGTATCAACCATGGAAAACTCGTCCACAATAATAAAATCAGCGTCTAAATAGTCATCCAAGTGACTGGTGTCATCATCCCCCGTCATCCCCAAATGCCGGTGGATGGTGGCGCTCGGAAGTCCTGTCAGCTCATTCATGCGCCTAGCTGCCCGTCCCGTTGGGGCAGCCAAGAGGATCGGCAGGTCTTGTTTCTTCCGAAGATCCAGCTGGTGGAGTTGGGCATAGACGCTGATCATCCCATTGATAACAGTTGTCTTTCCTGTCCCAGGACCCCCTGTGAGGATAAAGACCTTGTTTTGGATAGCTTGGTGAATCGCCTCTTTTTGAATCGCATCGTAGCGAATCCCCAAATCTTTTTCAACCGCCTCAATCGCCTGGTTGATTTTATCAGAGTCAAATGAAGCTTGCTTTCCTTTTTCCAACAATCGACCGATATGACTACGAATTCCCTCCTCCGCAAAGAAGAGGCTGTTGTCAAAGATCTTGGTGTCCACGTTTTGGACCTTGTCTTCCTCGATGAGGCGTCCTAATTCTTGGGCGACAGTGGAAGGATCTAATTCTACTGGCCGAGCTGATTCTAACAGGTCAATGGTATAGCGCAGGAGGTCCTTGGCTTCGATGTAGGTATTTCCAGTCTCGATAGAGTAGCTAAAAAGGCTGTGGATCAGACCCGCGCGGAAACGCTCAGGGGCGTCACTTGCAATCCCCAATTCTTCGGCTAGTTGGTCCGCGATTTTAAAGCCCATGCCTTGGATATCTTCCACCAATCGGTAGGGTTGTTGCTCCACGATCTGGAGGGTTTCTTCCTTGTAGAAATCCTGGATCTGAAAGGCCAATTTATTGGGAATGCCATAGTTGGCTAGTTGGGCGAGAATGCGCTCCGTTCCGTAATTCTGACGGAGTTTTTCTACAAAAGCCAGGCGGTTTTTCTTGGAGAGGCCTGTGATTTCTTCTAATTTTTCAGGGGCCTTCAAAATTTTGTCAATGGTATCGTCCCCATAGAGGTCCACGATCTTTTGGGCTGTTTTGAGACCAATTCCTTTGAAGTGATCGCTGGAAAAATATTTCACCAAGCCCTTGCTAGAGGGTTTGGCACGTTCATAGCGACTGATTTTGAGCTGTTCTCCGTATTTAGGATGATGGACCAGCTCCCCCCAGAAGGTGTAGTCTTCGCCTTCCATGATATCTGCCATGGTTCCTGTCACAATAATCTCAAAATCATCAAAGTCTTCGGCATCGGTATCGCTAATGTCGAGTAAGAGGATTCGAAAAAAACTGCTAGGATTTTCAAAAATAATGCGCTCAATAGTACCAGAAAAATAATATTCCATCATTTCTTTCCTTTTTATAAAGCGAGGCTGGGACATACTTGTCTCAGCCTCAGTCTGTTAATCTATACTAATAAGTTTTGAAAGGGTAGATCGGCCATAGTCTAAAGACGGCTTGTCCTTTGATTTGTTCTTTCTTGAAAGCTCCGACTTGACGGCTATCTTTTGAAACGATCCGGTCATCTCCAAGTAGGAGGTATTCATCGTCGAGCAATTTCAAGGTAAATTTAGGATTGCCATCCTTGTCTACTGTAAAAGCTTGGGCTGTATTGGCCAATTGGCGGAAGAGTTCTCCATTTTCTTCGAAGCCTTTTCCAGTGTAGGTTGATTGCAATTTATCTTTTTTGAAACGAGCGATGTAGTCTTTCAAATAGGGCTCATTGGTCTTTTTCCCATTGATGTAAAGGGTATCGTTGTCGTATTGGATGGTATCACCAGGAAGACCGATGACCCGTTTGACGATGTCCTTGGTTTTGCCGTCGTCATCTTTCTCATTGGCAACGACAATGTCGAAACGATCAATTGAGAGGTGGTTGACCACAAGGAGGTACTCGCTATCAGCCAGGGTAGGATCCATCGAATGGCCGTCCACCTTGACCGGAGCCCAGAGGTAGATGCGAGAGGCGATGATGAGACCAACGATGATGCTGAAGAGGCCCCATTCTTTAAGGAATCTCACCACTGGTGAGCTAGATGACTGTTTTGAACTTCTTTTTGACATAACTTATCTTTCTAGTAATTTCTTTGCTTTTTCTGTGTTTTTAAAATGGAGTTTGGCACAATAATCCAGAGCCTTCATCCCGTAGGTCTGAAGCAATTTAGCAGCGACTTGGTCTGACTTCGCCCCTGCTCCACTAGGGAGATTAAAGCCCAGTTCCTTGCCCAGATCTTCCAGATTTTGAAGGAAGAGATTGCGGGCGATGATGGAACTAACTGCAACAGCTAAATACTTACCTTCTGCTTTTTCTTCCAAATCAATGGCTTGGGTGACCTGATTTTTTTCAGCTTTCACGTATTTTTGGTAGTTTTTAGCCGTCGTAAAGGCATCGATCACAATTCGTTCTGCTTGGATTCCTTTATTCAATAGAAGATAGATAGCCTGATTGTGCAGAGCGACTTTGACCGAAACAGCATTGTAGCCAGAAGCAATGACTTCATTGTACTTCTTTGGAGACAATAAGAGTGCTTGGTGCTGGATGTTTTCCTCAAGGAGAGGAGCCAATTGCTGAATTTTTCGATCATCCAAGGTCTTTGAATCCCCAACACCGAGCTTTTTGAGCCAGTCGTGCTGGTCAGGTGTGACAAAGGATGCAACGACGGTGAGTCCACCAAAATAAGAGCCGTTTCCAACCTCGTCGGTTCCGATCATGGCTAAATCTTGTCCTGCAGATGAAGTAGTAGAACCTTTAGGGTTCCCAGCATCTTGCCCGAAAAAGGCCAGGTAAGGAGTAAGGTCATTGCCTTGAAGCAAGACTTTTCCAGACTTGTAGATCGAAACGGTCGCTCCCTCTAGTCGAAAGAAATAATCCATATGAGGGTTCTTGCTTTGAGAGAGAGAACGGCGATAGGTATGGACAAAATCAAGGATTTGCTCCTGTGTTGGAGTGAGTGTCATACTTTCCATAACCACTATTGTACCACAAATTCAGGGATAGAGGGAGCAAAAAGAAAGAAAGAATCCACTGGAAAATCCCTGTGAAGAGGGGCTTTGCTACTGACAAAGCTAGCCTTTTTTGGTATAATACCGTGAGGTGATTTTTATGGCGAGCTTAAATAGATATAAATTTACATTTGGAAACAAAGCGCTCACTTTAACAACCAACCATGATAATTTGTTTATGGAAGAAGTCGAACGTGTTGCGAAAGAAAAATACCAAGCAATTAAGGAACAAATGCCAGAGGCAGATGATGAAACCATCGCAATCTTATTGGCAGTAAACAGTTTGTCCATGCAACTGAATCGCGAGATTGAGTTTGACGACAAAGAAAAAGAATTAGATGATTTTCGTCGCAAGGCTTTAGACGACTTAAAGGATAAATCATCCAAATAAGAGGAGATACATGTTAACTTTCTTAATCTTATTGATTTTGGCATGGAGCTTTTATATTGGCTATGCAAGAGGGATTATCCTCCAGTCTTATTACTTTCTAGTGACCTTAGTGGCCCTCTTGATTGCAGGTGGCAGCTATAAGGGACTGGCCAAGGTGTTGTCTCTATGGGTTCCTTTTTCGAGTCCCACCCAGCAATCGGTGAATTATTTTTATGCCAACCGCTACCTATTTCAATTAGATGACATCTTTTATGCAGGTTTAGCTTATGTGTTGATTTTTGCGATGGTCTACCTGATTGGTCG
The Streptococcus parasanguinis genome window above contains:
- the rnhC gene encoding ribonuclease HIII, yielding MESMTLTPTQEQILDFVHTYRRSLSQSKNPHMDYFFRLEGATVSIYKSGKVLLQGNDLTPYLAFFGQDAGNPKGSTTSSAGQDLAMIGTDEVGNGSYFGGLTVVASFVTPDQHDWLKKLGVGDSKTLDDRKIQQLAPLLEENIQHQALLLSPKKYNEVIASGYNAVSVKVALHNQAIYLLLNKGIQAERIVIDAFTTAKNYQKYVKAEKNQVTQAIDLEEKAEGKYLAVAVSSIIARNLFLQNLEDLGKELGFNLPSGAGAKSDQVAAKLLQTYGMKALDYCAKLHFKNTEKAKKLLER
- the recD2 gene encoding SF1B family DNA helicase RecD2 translates to MEYYFSGTIERIIFENPSSFFRILLLDISDTDAEDFDDFEIIVTGTMADIMEGEDYTFWGELVHHPKYGEQLKISRYERAKPSSKGLVKYFSSDHFKGIGLKTAQKIVDLYGDDTIDKILKAPEKLEEITGLSKKNRLAFVEKLRQNYGTERILAQLANYGIPNKLAFQIQDFYKEETLQIVEQQPYRLVEDIQGMGFKIADQLAEELGIASDAPERFRAGLIHSLFSYSIETGNTYIEAKDLLRYTIDLLESARPVELDPSTVAQELGRLIEEDKVQNVDTKIFDNSLFFAEEGIRSHIGRLLEKGKQASFDSDKINQAIEAVEKDLGIRYDAIQKEAIHQAIQNKVFILTGGPGTGKTTVINGMISVYAQLHQLDLRKKQDLPILLAAPTGRAARRMNELTGLPSATIHRHLGMTGDDDTSHLDDYLDADFIIVDEFSMVDTWLANQLLSNIATDTKLLIVGDADQLPSVSPGQVLADLLQIPSIPQTKLEHIFRQSEDSTIVSLAGDIRQGKLPQDFTERKADRSYFEAGSEHIPKMIEQITSAALRSQIPARDIQVLAPMYKGQAGIDNINTLMQDLLNPAVKDQVVFDTPDCQYRDGDKVIHLVNDAESNVFNGDIGYITDLLPGKYTESKQDELTIQFDGNEIVYPRNEWYKIRLAYAMSIHKSQGSEFPVVILPITNQSHRMLQRNLIYTAITRSKSKLILLGEYSAFDYATKNTGTARKTYLVERFKDLDGGEATKTSSSAVANASATVESVPSKEGTVERKAEADEPTVYRLTEDNLHTISPMIGLTEEEIAAFFDIKQPN
- the dinB gene encoding DNA polymerase IV; amino-acid sequence: MLIFPLVNDTSRKIIHIDMDAFFAAVEERDNPSLKGKPVVIGQDPRQSGGRGVVSTCNYEARKYGIHSAMSSKEALDLCPHAIFISGNYEKYREVGEQVREIFKRYTDLIEPMSIDEAYLDVTENKIQSKSAVKIARLIQHAIWEELHLTASAGVSYNKFLAKMASDYQKPHGLTVVLPEDAEDFLSKMDIAKFHGVGKKTVERLHEMGVYTGADLLAIPEMTLIDRFGRFGYDLFRKARGIHNSPVKSHRIRKSIGKERTYRKLLYAEDDILEEIANLSSKVAQSLEKHGKQGKTLVLKVRYGDFTTLTKRITLTEPTREAERINRSARQIFQEIESTNTGIRLLGVTMTNFVDHTELPLVEEKEND
- a CDS encoding CvpA family protein, whose product is MLTFLILLILAWSFYIGYARGIILQSYYFLVTLVALLIAGGSYKGLAKVLSLWVPFSSPTQQSVNYFYANRYLFQLDDIFYAGLAYVLIFAMVYLIGRVIGIFMHLVPQPEKLEDRKYQIGAGVIAVVITLLVIQMGLTVLSTVPMASIQNRLNASGLIRFIILHTPISSSLFHNLWVTAIIGA
- the lepB gene encoding signal peptidase I, with amino-acid sequence MSKRSSKQSSSSPVVRFLKEWGLFSIIVGLIIASRIYLWAPVKVDGHSMDPTLADSEYLLVVNHLSIDRFDIVVANEKDDDGKTKDIVKRVIGLPGDTIQYDNDTLYINGKKTNEPYLKDYIARFKKDKLQSTYTGKGFEENGELFRQLANTAQAFTVDKDGNPKFTLKLLDDEYLLLGDDRIVSKDSRQVGAFKKEQIKGQAVFRLWPIYPFKTY